A genomic segment from Glycine max cultivar Williams 82 chromosome 1, Glycine_max_v4.0, whole genome shotgun sequence encodes:
- the LOC102660531 gene encoding uncharacterized protein gives MMHTMFACLNKIVQEQLKVKKAVYRDELITKKKPPTLPSKAVKKSVRFADSDPSIFGEDHNEKKLAKGRCSGGDELGGIRVKLKMTKDEAARLLSKCKEGGVLEFKDVARELVALPLNRVSVVSVLHER, from the coding sequence ATGATGCACACCATGTTTGCGTGCCTCAATAAAATAGTACAAGAACAACTCAAAGTCAAGAAGGCAGTGTACAGAGATGAGTTAATAACCAAAAAGAAACCTCCAACTCTGCCAAGCAAGGCAGTGAAGAAAAGTGTCCGTTTTGCGGACTCAGACCCTTCCATATTTGGAGAAGATCACAATGAGAAGAAGTTGGCGAAAGGAAGGTGTAGTGGAGGTGATGAATTAGGAGGAATTAGAGTGAAGCTAAAGATGACAAAGGATGAAGCGGCTCGGTTGCTATCAAAATGCAAAGAAGGAGGAGTTCTTGAATTCAAGGATGTTGCTCGTGAGCTTGTGGCCCTCCCTCTGAACCGAGTTAGTGTTGTGTCTGTTTTACACGAACGATAA